The Primulina eburnea isolate SZY01 chromosome 13, ASM2296580v1, whole genome shotgun sequence genome includes a region encoding these proteins:
- the LOC140809883 gene encoding phenylacetaldehyde reductase-like, with the protein MRTVCVTGASGYIASWLVKFLLRRGYTVRASVRDPNDPKKTQHLLALDGAKERLQLTKANLLEEGSFDAVVDGCDGVFHTASPFYHAVTDPKAELIDPAVKGTLNVLGSCAKTSSVKRVVLTSSMAAVAFNGKPRSPEVVVDETWWSDPEFCRQAQQWYVLSKTLAEDAAWKFVKEKGIDMVTINPAMVIGPLLQPTLNTSSAAILNLVNGADTYPNATLGWVNVKDVANAHILAFENPLASGRYCMVESVMHYSEIVEILRELYPTFHLPEKCADDKPFPPNYQVSKERVKSLGIELISFKDSIKETVESLKGKNFF; encoded by the exons ATGAGGACTGTGTGCGTAACAGGAGCATCTGGATACATAGCTTCGTGGCTGGTCAAATTCTTGCTGCGGCGTGGTTACACTGTCAGAGCATCTGTTAGGGATCCCA ATGATCCTAAGAAAACGCAGCACTTGTTAGCACTTGATGGGGCCAAGGAGAGACTTCAATTGACAAAAGCAAATCTACTGGAAGAAGGGTCCTTTGATGCTGTAGTTGATGGATGTGATGGCGTTTTTCACACCGCATCTCCTTTCTACCACGCAGTCACAGATCCAAAG GCAGAATTGATTGATCCTGCGGTAAAGGGGACACTCAATGTTCTTGGCTCATGTGCAAAAACATCATCAGTTAAAAGGGTTGTTTTAACATCTTCTATGGCTGCTGTTGCTTTCAATGGTAAACCTCGATCGCCAGAAGTGGTAGTTGATGAGACATGGTGGTCTGACCCGGAATTTTGCAGGCAAGCGCAG CAATGGTATGTTCTTTCAAAGACATTGGCTGAGGATGCTGCCTGGAAATTTGTGAAAGAAAAGGGAATTGACATGGTTACCATAAACCCAGCTATGGTAATTGGTCCACTGTTGCAGCCAACTCTTAATACCAGTTCTGCTGCGATCTTGAACTTAGTCAATG GTGCAGATACATACCCAAATGCTACCCTTGGGTGGGTAAATGTCAAAGATGTTGCAAACGCACACATTCTGGCATTTGAAAACCCTTTGGCCAGTGGAAGATATTGCATGGTGGAAAGTGTCATGCACTACTCAGAGATTGTGGAAATATTGCGTgaactgtacccaacctttcaccttccTGAGAA ATGTGCTGATGACAAGCCATTTCCACCAAACTACCAGGTCTCAAAAGAGAGAGTAAAAAGCCTAGGCATTGAGTTAATTTCTTTCAAAGATAGCATCAAGGAAACTGTGGAAAGCTTGAAGGGGAAGAACTTCTTTTAA
- the LOC140808646 gene encoding calcium-dependent protein kinase 8-like has protein sequence MGNCCTTPGFSEKKKKKNRPNPFSIDYGGNHGSGVMDKLVVLKDPTGRNISERFDLGRELGRGEFGITYLCTELETGEKYACKSIPKKKLRTSVDIEDVRREVEIMKHMPKHPNIVSLKDTYEDDTAVNIVMELCEGGELFDRIVARGHYSERAAAAVMKTIVEVVQMCHQHGVMHRDLKPENFLFANKKETAPLKAIDFGLSVFFKHGERFNEIVGSPYYMAPEVLKRNYGPEVDVWSAGVILYILLCGIPPFWAETEQGVAQAIIRSVVDFKRDPWPKVSDNAKDLVKKMLDPDPSRRYTAQQVLEHPWLQNAKKAPNVSLGETVKSRLKQFSMMNKLKKKALKVVAEHLSVEEVAGLKEAFEMMDSGKKGKIHLEELRVGLHKLGHQIPDDDLQILMESADVDGDGTLSYGEFVAVSVHLRKMANDEHLHRAFSFFDRNKSGYIEIEELRDALSDDGDANTEEVISAIMHDVDTDKDGRISYEEFAAMMKAGTDWRKASRQYSRERFNSLSLKLMKDGSVHFANEGR, from the exons ATGGGAAATTGCTGTACGACTCCTGGTTTTTctgagaagaagaaaaagaagaatagACCGAACCCTTTTTCAATTGATTATGGTGGAAATCATGGCTCTGGGGTTATGGACAAGCTTGTTGTGTTGAAAGATCCAACTGGACGCAATATTAGTGAAAGATTTGATCTTGGACGGGAGCTCGGAAGAGGTGAATTTGGGATCACATATTTGTGCACTGAATTGGAGACTGGTGAAAAATACGCCTGCAAGTCGATACCAAAGAAGAAGCTCAGGACATCTGTGGATATTGAGGATGTTAGAAGGGAGGTTGAGATCATGAAGCATATGCCTAAGCACCCGAATATCGTTAGCTTGAAGGACACTTATGAGGATGATACTGCTGTAAATATAGTCATGGAACTATGTGAAGGTGGTGAATTGTTTGACAGGATTGTGGCGAGGGGACACTATTCAGAGAGAGCAGCTGCAGCTGTGATGAAGACCATCGTGGAAGTTGTTCAG ATGTGCCACCAGCATGGAGTGATGCATCGTGATCTCAAAccagaaaattttctttttgctAATAAGAAGGAAACAGCTCCCTTAAAAGCTATTGACTTTGGGTTGTCTGTTTTCTTCAAACATG GTGAACGGTTCAATGAGATTGTTGGAAGTCCTTACTACATGGCTCCAGAAGTTCTAAAACGCAATTATGGCCCAGAGGTTGATGTTTGGAGTGCCGGAGTTATCCTCTATATTCTACTCTGCGGCATTCCTCCTTTCTGGGCAG AAACTGAGCAAGGAGTAGCACAAGCAATTATTAGATCTGTAGTTGATTTTAAAAGGGATCCTTGGCCAAAGGTATCTGATAATGCAAAAGATCTCGTCAAAAAAATGCTTGATCCAGACCCCAGCCGGCGTTATACAGCTCAGCAAGTTCTCG AGCATCCTTGGTTACAAAATGCAAAGAAGGCACCAAATGTATCACTGGGTGAGACAGTGAAATCAAGGCTCAAACAATTTTCTATGATGAATAAGCTCAAGAAAAAGGCTCTAAAG GTTGTGGCAGAGCACTTGTCGGTGGAGGAAGTGGCTGGACTTAAGGAAGCATTTGAGATGATGGACTCAGGGAAGAAGGGTAAAATTCACCTTGAAGAACTTAGAGTTGGTTTGCACAAGCTTGGTCATCAGATCCCCGATGATGATCTTCAGATTCTAATGGAATCT GCTGATGTTGATGGAGATGGAACTTTGAGCTACGGGGAGTTTGTTGCAGTATCCGTGCATCTTAGAAAGATGGCCAACGATGAGCACCTACACAGggctttttccttttttgatCGAAACAAGAGTGGATATATAGAGATTGAAGAGCTTCGAGATGCTTTGAGTGATGATGGTGATGCCAATACCGAGGAAGTTATCAGTGCTATCATGCATGATGTTGATACAGATAAG GATGGCCGTATAAGTTACGAAGAATTTGCTGCAATGATGAAGGCCGGCACTGACTGGAGAAAAGCATCGAGACAGTATTCTCGTGAGAGATTCAACAGTCTTAGCTTGAAGTTAATGAAGGATGGTTCTGTACATTTTGCTAATGAGGGTCGATAA
- the LOC140810417 gene encoding photosystem II 5 kDa protein, chloroplastic-like, with protein sequence MASMTMTVSFQGGSAAAKQLPATPRRGTFMVRASKETETTNEKEERNSTRRDLMFAVATAAACSVARVAMAEEPKRGTLEARKKYAPVCVTMPTAKICHK encoded by the coding sequence ATGGCTTCCATGACTATGACCGTCTCCTTCCAGGGTGGCTCCGCAGCTGCCAAGCAGCTACCCGCCACTCCCCGTCGTGGCACCTTCATGGTGAGAGCCTCGAAGGAGACTGAGACAACGAACGAGAAAGAGGAGAGAAACAGCACTAGGAGGGACTTGATGTTTGCTGTGGCCACAGCCGCAGCATGCTCCGTTGCTAGAGTTGCGATGGCGGAGGAGCCCAAGCGGGGGACTCTGGAAGCCAGGAAGAAATATGCTCCTGTTTGTGTCACCATGCCCACCGCGAAAATTTGTCACAAGTAA
- the LOC140810114 gene encoding phospholipase A1-Igamma3, chloroplastic, translating to MASLYSSLKILTCKNKTCQQFLPLENPKRSANNCSLFSNKKGLILSSQAISTEFSADFPSLSAEIRAVDDQESARELHEIWPEIQGCNNWENLLDPMDPLLRREVIRYGEMAQACYDSFDFDPHSKYCGTCKYQGADFFERLGMGDRGYTVTRFLYATSNINLPNFFQKSKGISSIWSQHANWMGYVSVATDEEEIRRLGRRDIVVAWRGTVTYLEWIHDLKDILHPAYFRDDPSIKIESGFFELYTSKENSCKYSTYSAREQVLAELRRIIHRYRGENLSITVTGHSLGAALALLSAYDIAEMKLNVVEEDDTMIQKIPVTVFSFAGSRVGNLKFKERCDELGIKVLRVINVHDKVPMVPGIITNEKFQYQKYLEDAISFPWSYAHVGVELALDHSHSPFLKNNGDIRGAHNLEVHLHLLDGFHGKNKDFSLETKRDIALVNKSCDALKGDYGVPPFWWQDQHKGMTRSSDGRWALPERTCIEAHPPDTAHHFEQVIKFGRGL from the coding sequence ATGGCTTCGTTATATTCATCTCTCAAAATTCTCACCTGCAAAAATAAAACCTGCCAACAATTTCTGCCACTAGAGAACCCCAAAAGAAGTGCAAATAATTGTTCCTTGTTTTCTAACAAGAAAGGATTGATCTTATCCTCACAAGCAATTTCAACCGAATTTTCAGCTGATTTTCCAAGTTTATCTGCGGAGATCAGAGCAGTGGATGATCAAGAATCTGCCAGAGAACTTCATGAAATATGGCCGGAAATCCAGGGCTGCAACAACTGGGAGAACCTTTTGGACCCAATGGATCCTCTCCTTCGTCGGGAGGTTATCCGCTATGGTGAAATGGCGCAGGCCTGCTATGATTCGTTCGATTTCGACCCGCACTCCAAGTACTGCGGCACATGTAAGTACCAGGGTGCCGATTTCTTCGAAAGACTCGGCATGGGAGATCGAGGCTACACGGTCACCCGGTTTCTGTACGCAACATCCAACATCAACTTGCCGAATTTTTTCCAGAAATCGAAAGGTATAAGCAGTATCTGGAGCCAACACGCGAATTGGATGGGGTATGTGTCCGTCGCCACCGACGAGGAGGAGATCCGGCGGCTGGGACGCCGCGATATCGTTGTCGCGTGGCGGGGAACCGTGACTTACCTGGAGTGGATCCATGACCTCAAGGACATACTTCACCCGGCTTATTTCCGAGACGACCCGTCCATAAAAATCGAATCAGGGTTCTTTGAACTGTACACTAGCAAAGAAAATTCATGCAAGTACTCCACATACTCGGCCCGCGAACAAGTTTTGGCGGAATTGAGGCGAATTATTCACCGTTACAGGGGTGAGAATTTGAGCATTACAGTAACAGGACACAGCCTGGGAGCTGCCCTGGCATTGCTGAGCGCTTACGACATAGCTGAAATGAAACTAAACGTAGTAGAAGAGGACGACACGATGATCCAGAAAATACCCGTCACCGTTTTCTCATTCGCAGGCTCGAGAGTTGGAAACTTGAAGTTCAAAGAACGTTGCGACGAATTAGGGATCAAAGTTCTGAGAGTAATCAACGTTCACGACAAAGTTCCGATGGTGCCCGGAATAATCACAAATGAAAAATTCCAGTACCAGAAGTACCTCGAAGATGCAATATCTTTTCCATGGAGTTACGCTCATGTTGGAGTGGAGTTAGCCTTGGATCACTCCCACTCGCCGTTCCTCAAAAACAACGGTGACATCAGAGGTGCGCATAATCTTGAAGTTCATTTGCATTTATTGGACGGATTCCATGGAAAGAACAAGGATTTCAGTTTGGAGACGAAGAGGGACATCGCGCTTGTGAACAAGAGTTGCGATGCGTTGAAGGGTGATTACGGGGTGCCACCATTCTGGTGGCAAGACCAGCATAAAGGGATGACGAGGAGCAGCGATGGCCGGTGGGCGCTGCCGGAACGGACGTGTATAGAGGCACATCCGCCGGACACGGCCCACCACTTCGAGCAAGTGATCAAGTTCGGGAGAGGTCTTTGA